TCGTGGTAGACGTCGGCAGCCTTGCGTTGCTGCCCGGCCAGGAACTGCATGCGATCTTCTCTCTGCCCGGCCGGCTATGCCGGTGATCGGGCAGGGCCGGCCGTGGGTCACGGCGCCCCCGCCAAGGGATCCATCGGAGATGCGCAGCCAGTCGGGAAAGGCATGCGTTGTCGCTCGAGCGTCAGACCGCCGGTGTGAAGCCCAAGAGCCGGCATGCCGGGCGTCGGCAACAGCGCGTTTCTAGCACATCCCCACCGGCACGCAAAGTGAGGTTCGGCTGGCCCTGGCCTGTGCTAGCGCCTGGAGCGCGGAGGTCAGCTTCTGGCCAGAGGCGATTGTCCGGACTTGGAGGGGCGGTAGTAGGGGTTCGTCCCCCCGGCATGATCCGTCGTATCCACCACTTGCTCAATCGCCGGCACTTCCTGGCGGATCATGACCTCGATCCCCTGCTTCAGCGTCACGTCGACCAGGCCGCAGCCTTGACACCCGCCGCCAAGGGCGACGTAGGCTGTGCCGCGGTCGACCTGCAGCAGTTGGACGAATCCGCCGTGCGACGCCAGGGCGGGGTTGAGCTTGGTGTCGATCACGCTCTGGATCGCCAGCGAGGTCGGATCGCGCCACAGCGGATTGGGATTGTCGACGCGGAAGCCCGACTCGTCGGGGGTGTCTACGAAGTCGATGCTGGCCCCCAGCACGTAGTCCATGCTCTCAGCGTCGACAAGCAGGGTCAGGCCGTCCACCGGAATCCGCGTGTCGTCTGGCTGCTCGGCATCGGGGGTGGCGAACGCCAGTGTGTATAAGAATCCATCCGGGCCGCGGCCGCGAATCCCAACCCGCAGCAAGGCTTCGGGCAGCCCGCGAGCTAGCTGAAGGTCAAGGATCTTCCGCCGTGCCGACTCCGTCACCCCGATCATCTCACCCTCCACGCGCCCACCTCCTACCATTCAACCTGCACTCGGAAATCGCCCTGGGCCAGGGCAATCGACCACGCCGGCGCCGCCCATGCCCCCGAAACTGATCCGCCGTCAGGGCGGCCGGCGACAATTGTAACCGCTCGGGGACTGTCAGACGGGGGGAGCAGCGTCGTACTCGACTCGCAGGCTCCGGTGGGCCGCCCGCAGGGCGGTTTCCACCGCCAGCGGCGTGTCGGCCTCGCCGAACAGGAATCCCAGGTAGGAGGCGCCCTCCGGCAGGGCGACCATGTCCCCACCTGCGGGGAGGGTGATCACGACGTCCGTGATCCCGGGCACACCTCTGGCGGCCTGCACCCCATGAACCTTGCGCAGAACACCGGAGCCTGGAATAGGGATCATCATCACCCCGGTCGCTACCGGCTCCAGGGCCAGGCTGGGAAGGGGTAGGCCGACGGCGTGGGCCAGCAGAATCTCCTCGAGCGACCTGCCCCCCTCGAAACGGAGTGCCCGTGAACACAGGCCCCCAATCGAGCGAGCGGCGATCTCCACGATCCACACCTGGCCGGCGTGAACTCTGACCTCGGCATGGAGAGGGCCATGCGTCAACCCGATGGCACCCACCGCCGCGCCCACGGTTCGGCCGACCTGGCTCTGCATTGTTGCACTCAACCGCGAAGGTGTGACAAAGAGGGTCTCCTCAAAGTACGGACCTTCGAGGGGGTCGGGCTTGTCGAACAGCGCCAGGGTCTCCATTCGTCCAGCCGTAAGCAGCCCCTCTAGGGCGTGTTCACTCCCGGGGATATAGCCTTCGACGAGCAGCGTCTCCCCCATGCCATGGGGATCCGATGTGCCTGCCAAGCGGATAATCCGAGCCGTGCGTCGGAAGGCGGCGACGAAGGACGCCGGATCGTCCGCTCGGATCACCCCCCGCGATCCTGACAGGCTGCGCGGCTTGACGACGCACGGAAAGATCACCTGACTTGCGGCCTCCTCCGGGTCGGCCTCCAAGGGCACGACCCAATGCGGCGGGTTGGGCAAGTTGGCCTGATCCAATCGTTGGCGCATCTGGGCCTTATCGCGTGTCACCAAGACCGAGTCGGGACTGTTGTGTACCAGGCCCAGCCGGGTGCTGGCGGCGGCAGCCGTCAACAAGCCTTCGTCTTCGGCGGCAAGCACGGACAGGAAGGATGGCTCGGCCGCGGCCGCGATCGCACTGGAGGCGGACTCGACGTTATGGAAATCCAGAGAGAGCAGTCCCGGGGTCTGGTCTTGGGACCAGGCGAGCGGCTGGTCGGTGGCGACGACGACCGGCAAACCGAGGCGCTCGGCGGCCCTCAGGAAGGCCCCGGCGCGGTACGTCCGGGTCGTGACGAGCAGGAGCACAGGGCGCATCAACTGAGAGTCCGCAGTGCGGAATGTGGTGCTTGGCGGAGTATAGCCCAAGCCGCAGTCGACCCCGCCCCCCTCGGTCTGCCTCCGCCGGTGGCGGGATGGGCGGCTGGTAGTAGACTTCACGCAAGGATGCCTCGACATAGACTGCGAGCGGGGCTGCGCGGCCGCGCGCCAGGGAGGCCCCTGGCCTCTACAAGCCCGGGAGCCGCGATTTGGCCAGGTCGCAGCAAGAGAAGCCACTCGGAGGAAGGAAAGATGGACCTCAAGTCGATCATCTTGGCCGGAATGATTCTGGGGCTGCTGCCCGGCG
The nucleotide sequence above comes from Anaerolineales bacterium. Encoded proteins:
- a CDS encoding iron-sulfur cluster assembly accessory protein, coding for MIGVTESARRKILDLQLARGLPEALLRVGIRGRGPDGFLYTLAFATPDAEQPDDTRIPVDGLTLLVDAESMDYVLGASIDFVDTPDESGFRVDNPNPLWRDPTSLAIQSVIDTKLNPALASHGGFVQLLQVDRGTAYVALGGGCQGCGLVDVTLKQGIEVMIRQEVPAIEQVVDTTDHAGGTNPYYRPSKSGQSPLARS
- a CDS encoding ATP-grasp domain-containing protein, which translates into the protein MLLLVTTRTYRAGAFLRAAERLGLPVVVATDQPLAWSQDQTPGLLSLDFHNVESASSAIAAAAEPSFLSVLAAEDEGLLTAAAASTRLGLVHNSPDSVLVTRDKAQMRQRLDQANLPNPPHWVVPLEADPEEAASQVIFPCVVKPRSLSGSRGVIRADDPASFVAAFRRTARIIRLAGTSDPHGMGETLLVEGYIPGSEHALEGLLTAGRMETLALFDKPDPLEGPYFEETLFVTPSRLSATMQSQVGRTVGAAVGAIGLTHGPLHAEVRVHAGQVWIVEIAARSIGGLCSRALRFEGGRSLEEILLAHAVGLPLPSLALEPVATGVMMIPIPGSGVLRKVHGVQAARGVPGITDVVITLPAGGDMVALPEGASYLGFLFGEADTPLAVETALRAAHRSLRVEYDAAPPV